One genomic region from Athalia rosae chromosome 3, iyAthRosa1.1, whole genome shotgun sequence encodes:
- the LOC105685403 gene encoding ral GTPase-activating protein subunit alpha-1 isoform X3, with amino-acid sequence MFSKKLHVDVKKSTLKIQDVKKDSATRFKHLKIVLENVDTDEAKGFFEGNFSHVYFILYDCFVSAEVNLRQKVHKAHREELEQVLQLLEKILTLLPELLNRRWQCHSLARILRKLLHPGNSWKLRRQAIRYFILWYQALGDNAPDHIHQMFACLVPGFPPSQPSPYKIDRKTENKKDKPTKSASYDDKEKREFYDTQLGQSMFHDSGVTQGPVSLVDSGPILPPQSGEKPLDNETVRFLDALLDFMVSQVVKVEWRDKNTRQHKAFQFLLERFKVAYLRHICPEFNDHFSLYKPNLELPRMRKPSPNQGQDVYALCKVTLIKWIAKYTHVTKKDGQLLHHSPSTTTNEENSEQDLRRVSVIQNLADPNSLSPDVVSQHESQEDSTMLAITLVREVLYGNRDNVNFVHELYRQAFLLDFTHAGAIRKAIAVYKDWIQMNELPPFMLEPLDGYKDRDIEENQKKECLINDRSPPESYRQTRLRNDSYLGAIHRENLFVRAGLQNVLQVFVTQASNVFFLETPGGNEAETLLEEQTDSCKRVLNVYRHVVMQVRLEPATWEQLLRVLLQITSLVLSERTSRRKQQESIGGKLAPAIFQTLIVTWIKANLNVVISTQLWDQFLTVLTSLTQWEELIREWAKTLDTLTRVLARHVYNLDLNDLPLDRLSEQKSKKRRGIGSRAASTGSVQPPRRGSVDQETETTSKDNATDHPMRDLRKIRPMPRSASDNVIYNGKTRIKLHRHRPHTTHSGVPVLPLSIEQDMARLLSTTNAASAIAKMLPNRRTKSLESVIVVESEPPSPRCPSPTPSSGVDSNKDSPIQIENIDGNSIDTSDVSERRSVMAGGGVPGWLPDVAVALWRRMLSALGDVNNIQDPALHGQVMDYLVQLTHTLIKIRLNQGVSGDNQGTPPAPELIPPLTIIAPWCFRAIQLPQQYEVGRLAAYRLICLLTVQPMDISVPKSHLTLFYRAVHNGIISNDVKVLHTLVKYTGPRLFSLNLPGSSLLILDYIHAANVILNSNDVEAPRTEAVSILGSLLSLPTTVAKLPVLQPNGNDIVTVTCPDAKEHIVTILLRSCRREPTGVARCVALSSIGMFVYRELSYKTQHTRVPEAVTVLLLALRRTQVAGRRKDGLNFPLLDKASHATVSQMACDALLLLCDRAEVLLDLYPNIPAKIIQVLAETLGRMTGRERRSALATSMLFCLGEWAMQLGPSVLLQPFQGSPLLLTLFTVLDNIMQNKITTDIQDSAKCYQHDSDDFDFEISHDNLVDEVGVKSPRRGHVQAVQLAARMVLMHLVNHLGHFPMGIGAARLSSLVVELDDVPGIDSDELSSAVFQAPNIQLLMLSNSIILSLVELVALDVPGGGVTAGLTTAPSTVRVLLRDLAGKASWDSSILYSQPSNDDDLPAPFGKPVDWSSKSQREDLSSVLPLQSSPPQHTMRHREPHVLPTFANAASDMDNLDDLLQYIGHTSPEVLTNPEVALNAPANSPQGPQLESETIAAILGQRNMERDHINNWNQHISMCAAAISPPSCRPPPAPFHHCRLLFSHLGLSGWEQRRKLHLLSKNEKLLRELRNLDNQRSRETHKMAVIYVGQGQEDKNSILNNVTASKEYESFVARLAWEIELESHTGFLGGLVPGKASGVTAPYFATSFTEVIFHVATRMPSDSPESLLQKTRHLGNDEIHIVWSEHWRDYRRDIIPTEFCDVLIVIYPLPNKLFRIQISRKTEIPFFGPLFDESIVEDIVLPGLVRATALAASRAKRSTLTLYQHYYEERARSLDTVVRNHKEATTFEEFAANVYSPVQPPSPFSSTSSVTGSMTSVQSTASSNLAAALIDSHHGRPSLRSSSAASSDNRANRVLHNLLRVSDGSRVWFSSDTADSSALHGISPRPVKRMSFKTGPKHRGTSQATPPDSPRYK; translated from the exons TTCACAAGGCGCACAGGGAAGAGCTGGAGCAAGTCTTGCAACTCTTGGAGAAGATCCTGACCCTTCTTCCGGAACTTTTGAATCGAAGATGGCAGTGTCATAGTCTAGCTAGGATTCTGAGAAAATTGTTACACCCTGGAAACAGCTGGAAGTTACGCCGTCAAGCCATCAg atATTTCATACTGTGGTACCAAGCTCTTGGAGACAATGCACCAGATCACATCCATCAGATGTTTGCATGCCTGGTGCCAGGGTTTCCACCCAGTCAGCCATCGCCTTACAAAATAGaccgaaaaacagaaaacaaaaaagataagCCTACAAAATCAGCTAGCTACgatgacaaagaaaaaagagaattctaTGACACGCAATTAGGACAAAGTATGTTCCATGATAGTGGAGTGACACAAGGACCTGTTAGTCTGGTTGATAGTGGGCCAATCCTGCCACCCCAAAGTGGTGAAAAACCTCTAGACAATGAAACCGTTAGATTTCTCGATGCTCTTCTTGATTTCATGGTTAGCCAG GTTGTCAAAGTTGAATGGCGGGACAAGAATACGAGACAACACAAGGCCTTTCAGTTTCTGTTGGAACGGTTCAAAGTGGCTTATCTCAGGCATATTTGCCCTGAGTTCAATGATCATTTTTCTCTATATAAACCCAACTTAGAATTGCCTAGGATGCGAAAGCCCTCGCCGAATCAAGGCCAGGATGTTTATGCCCTCTGTAAAGTTACCCTCATAAAATGGATAGCCAAATACACTCATGTCACAAAAAAAGATGGACAACTTTTACATCATTCTCCAAG cacaacgacgaacgaagaaaattcagaaCAAGATCTCCGACGTGTATCTGTCATTCAAAATTTAGCCGATCCGAATTCCTTATCTCCAGATGTAGTGTCGCAGCATGAAAGCCAAGAAGATAGTACAATGTTAGCAATAACTTTGGTACGAGAAGTCCTTTACGGTAACAGGGACAATGTGAACTTTGTACACGAACTTTACCGACAAGCTTTTTTACTGGATTTCACTCATGCTGGTGCTATTAGAAAAGCTATCGCCGTATATAAAGATTGGATACAGATGAAT GAATTGCCGCCATTTATGCTGGAACCTTTGGATGGTTATAAAGATCGAGATatagaagaaaatcaaaaaaaagaatgtctcATAAATGATCGCAGTCCACCAGAAAGCTACAGGCAAACTCGGCTGAGAAATGATTCGTATCTCGGAGCCATTCACAGGGAAAACTTGTTCGTCAGAGCTGGATTACAAAATGTGTTGCAAGTTTTTGTAACCCAAGCTTCAAACGTATTTTTCCTAGAAACACCTGGCGGTAATGAGGCAGAGACTCTTTTGGAGGAACAAACAGATAGCTGCAAGCGAGTGCTAAATGTTTACCGCCACGTTGTCATGCAAGTTAGATTGGAACCTGCCACTTGGGAACAATTACTTCG AGTATTACTCCAAATCACTTCTTTGGTACTAAGTGAAAGAACATCCCGTAGAAAGCAGCAAGAAAGTATCGGTGGAAAACTGGCACCAGCTATTTTTCAGACGTTGATAGTCACTTGGATAAAGGCCAATCTAAATGTGGTTATTTCTACCCAGCTTTGGGACCAATTTCTGACTGTTCTAACCTCTCTGACACAATGGGAAGAGCTCATACGGGAATGGGCT AAAACCTTGGACACTTTAACTAGAGTACTAGCCAGACACGTTTATAATCTTGATTTGAACGACTTGCCATTAGATCGACTCAGCGAGCAGAAATCTAAGAAACGTCGTGGTATAGGCAGCCGTGCTGCTTCCACAGGGAGTGTTCAGCCTCCTAGAAGAGGAAGCGTTGATCAAGAGACAGAAACTACATCAAAGGACAATGCCACTG ACCATCCCATGCGAGACCTTAGAAAAATCCGTCCGATGCCACGAAGTGCTAGTGACAATGTCATATACAATGGGAAGACAAGAATCAAACTTCACAGACATCGTCCACACACTACACATTCCGGAGTCCCTG TACTCCCCCTGTCAATAGAGCAGGATATGGCAAGGCTACTGTCTACAACTAATGCTGCATCGGCAATAGCAAAAATGTTACCAAACAGGCGAACTAAATCTTTGGAAAGTGTCATTGTGGTGGAAAGTGAACCTCCATCACCTCGCTGCCCTTCACCTACACCTAGCAGCGGTGTGGACAGCAACAAGGATAGTCCGAtacaaatagaaaatattgatGGCAACAGCATCG ACACAAGTGATGTTTCTGAAAGAAGATCTGTCATGGCTGGAGGTGGAGTTCCTGGATGGCTACCGGATGTTGCTGTGGCACTGTGGAGACGCATGTTGTCCGCTTTAGGGGatgtaaataatattcagGATCCGGCGCTCCATGGACAAGTCATGGACTACCTTGTACAGCTGACACATACATTGATCAAA ATTCGTTTAAACCAAGGAGTTTCTGGTGACAATCAAGGTACTCCACCCGCTCCAGAGCTCATTCCCCCATTGACTATAATCGCTCCATGGTGCTTCAGG GCAATACAACTTCCTCAACAATACGAGGTTGGCCGGTTAGCCGCATATCGTCTGATTTGTCTTTTAACTGTTCAGCCGATGGATATATCTGTACCCAAATCACATTTAACCCTGTTCTACCGTGCTGTGCATAATGGAATAATCAGCAATGATGTTAAAGTTCTCCACACACTTGTCAAGTATACAGGACCCAGATTATTCAGTTTAAATTTACCTGGATCTAGCCTCCTAATCCTCGACTACATCCATGCAGCGAATGTGATACTAAACAGCAATGATGTTGAA GCACCCAGAACAGAAGCGGTTTCAATACTAGGTTCGCTACTATCACTGCCTACAACAGTTGCCAAACTTCCAGTATTACAACCTAATGGGAATGACATAGTGACAGTAACGTGTCCAGATGCTAAG GAACATATTGTGACAATACTACTGAGGAGCTGTCGCCGAGAGCCAACAGGTGTGGCAAGATGCGTCGCACTTTCCAGCATCGGTATGTTTGTGTACAGAGAATTGTCTTATAAAACTCAACATACCAGAGTGCCCGAAGCTGTTACTGTACTCCTTTTAGCATTGAGG AGAACACAGGTGGCTGGACGGCGCAAGGACGGGCTCAATTTCCCCCTGCTAGATAAG GCAAGCCATGCAACAGTGAGTCAAATGGCTTGTGATGCTCTCCTCTTGCTCTGTGACCGGGCAGAAGTTTTGCTGGATCTGTATCCGAACATTCCAGCCAAAATTATCCAG gTTCTAGCAGAGACTCTTGGTCGTATGACCGGTCGCGAAAGACGAAGTGCTTTAGCGACTTCCATGTTATTCTGTCTCGGCGAATGGGCTATGCAGCTGGGACCATCGGTGCTACTACAACCATTCCAAGGGAGCCCCTTGCTTTTGACGTTATTCACA GTACTAGACAATATTATGCAGAATAAAATAACCACGGATATTCAAGACTCGGCAAAGTGTTATCAGCATGACTCtgatgattttgattttgagatATCGCATGATAATTTGGTGGACGAAGTTGGCGTGAAATCTCCTAGACGAGGACACGTTCAGGCTGTACAGCTTGCTGCTCGAATG GTACTAATGCATCTTGTAAATCACCTGGGACACTTTCCTATGGGGATTGGTGCCGCACGTCTCTCATCTCTTGTCGTTGAATTGGACGACGTTCCAGGAATAGATAGCGACGAATTATCTTCTGCTGTTTTCCAAGCTCCCAACATACAACTTTTGATGCTTTCCAATTCTATTATACTGTCGTTAGTAGAATTGGTAGCATTAGATGTGCCAGGCGGTGGGGTGACAGCTGGTTTAACAACAGCACCCTCGACAGTTCGAGTTCTTCTGCGAGACTTGGCTGGCAAAGCATCGTGGGATAGTTCCATACTATATAGCCAACCTTCCAACGATGATGATTTACCTGCACCGTTTGGCAAACCAG TTGACTGGTCCTCGAAATCACAAAGAGAGGATCTTAGCAGTGTGTTGCCTTTGCAGAGCAGTCCGCCACAACATACGATGCGTCATCGCGAGCCTCATGTTCTTCCAACTTTTGCCAATGCTGCTAGTGATATGGACAACCTTGATGAt ctCCTACAATACATAGGTCACACAAGTCCCGAGGTATTGACTAATCCAGAAGTTGCTTTAAATGCGCCTGCAAATTCGCCGCAGGGTCCTCAACTCGAAAGTGAAACCATTGCTGCTATTTTAGGTCAAAGAAATATGGAGAGAGATCATATCAACAACTGGAATCAGCATATCAG TATGTGCGCAGCGGCGATCAGCCCTCCGTCTTGCCGGCCACCACCTGCTCCATTTCATCATTGTCGTCTTCTGTTTTCTCACCTTGGTCTTTCTGGATGGGagcaaagaagaaaattgcatttgctttctaaaaatgagaagctACTGAGGGAATTGAGAAACCTGGATAATCAGCGTTCTAGGGAAACACATAAAATGGCGGTGATATACGTGGGGCAAGGCCAGGAAGACAAGAATTCGATATTGAATAATGTCACAGCCAGCAAAGAGTATGAGAGTTTTGTCGCGAGACTTGCCTGGGAAATTGAATTAGAGTCTCATACAGGTTTTCTTGGTGGATTGGTACCTGGAAAGGCTAGTGGAGTCACTGCACCATATTTTGCGACATCTTTCACCGAAGTTATCTTTCACGTTGCTACAAGAATGCCCTCCGATAGTCCTGAGAGTCTTCTACAGAAG ACAAGGCATCTTGGTAACGATGAAATCCACATTGTATGGTCCGAGCACTGGAGAGATTATCGGAGAGACATAATTCCCACAGAGTTCTGTGACGTACTGATCGTCATTTATCCTCTTCCAAATAAACTTTTTAGGATTCAAATCTCAAGAAAGACAGAGATTCCATTTTTTGGACCACTCTTTGACGAATCCATTGTGGAAGATATAGTTCTCCCTGGTTTAGTCAGAGCCACAGCTTTAGCTGCAAGTAGAGCCAAGAGATCGACCCTTACCTTATATCAGCATTA CTACGAAGAAAGAGCGAGATCCTTGGATACAGTGGTCCGAAATCACAAAGAAGCTACAACTTTTGAAGAGTTTGCAGCTAATGTTTATTCCCCTGTACAGCCACCCAGTCCTTTTAGCAGCACCTCCTCCGTCACAG GTTCAATGACGAGCGTCCAGTCCACCGCCTCTTCAAACCTGGCTGCTGCTTTAATCGATTCGCATCACGGAAGACCCAGTCTTCGCAGCAGTTCAGCGGCAAGCAGCGACAATAGAGCGAACAGAG TCTTGCATAATCTATTGCGAG TTTCGGACGGGAGCAGAGTATGGTTTAGCAGTGATACAGCAGACAGCTCGGCCCTCCATGGCATATCCCCAAGACCGGTAAAAAGAATGTCCTTTAAAACTGGACCAAAGCATAGAGGTACATCTCaggccactccgccggatagTCCTAGATACAAATAG
- the LOC105685403 gene encoding probable Rho GTPase-activating protein CG5521 isoform X7 — MFSKKLHVDVKKSTLKIQDVKKDSATRFKHLKIVLENVDTDEAKGFFEGNFSHVYFILYDCFVSAEVNLRQKELSFHLVHKAHREELEQVLQLLEKILTLLPELLNRRWQCHSLARILRKLLHPGNSWKLRRQAIRYFILWYQALGDNAPDHIHQMFACLVPGFPPSQPSPYKIDRKTENKKDKPTKSASYDDKEKREFYDTQLGQSMFHDSGVTQGPVSLVDSGPILPPQSGEKPLDNETVRFLDALLDFMVSQVVKVEWRDKNTRQHKAFQFLLERFKVAYLRHICPEFNDHFSLYKPNLELPRMRKPSPNQGQDVYALCKVTLIKWIAKYTHVTKKDGQLLHHSPSTTTNEENSEQDLRRVSVIQNLADPNSLSPDVVSQHESQEDSTMLAITLVREVLYGNRDNVNFVHELYRQAFLLDFTHAGAIRKAIAVYKDWIQMNELPPFMLEPLDGYKDRDIEENQKKECLINDRSPPESYRQTRLRNDSYLGAIHRENLFVRAGLQNVLQVFVTQASNVFFLETPGGNEAETLLEEQTDSCKRVLNVYRHVVMQVRLEPATWEQLLRVLLQITSLVLSERTSRRKQQESIGGKLAPAIFQTLIVTWIKANLNVVISTQLWDQFLTVLTSLTQWEELIREWAKTLDTLTRVLARHVYNLDLNDLPLDRLSEQKSKKRRGIGSRAASTGSVQPPRRGSVDQETETTSKDNATDHPMRDLRKIRPMPRSASDNVIYNGKTRIKLHRHRPHTTHSGVPDTSDVSERRSVMAGGGVPGWLPDVAVALWRRMLSALGDVNNIQDPALHGQVMDYLVQLTHTLIKIRLNQGVSGDNQGTPPAPELIPPLTIIAPWCFRAIQLPQQYEVGRLAAYRLICLLTVQPMDISVPKSHLTLFYRAVHNGIISNDVKVLHTLVKYTGPRLFSLNLPGSSLLILDYIHAANVILNSNDVEAPRTEAVSILGSLLSLPTTVAKLPVLQPNGNDIVTVTCPDAKEHIVTILLRSCRREPTGVARCVALSSIGMFVYRELSYKTQHTRVPEAVTVLLLALRRTQVAGRRKDGLNFPLLDKASHATVSQMACDALLLLCDRAEVLLDLYPNIPAKIIQVLAETLGRMTGRERRSALATSMLFCLGEWAMQLGPSVLLQPFQGSPLLLTLFTVLDNIMQNKITTDIQDSAKCYQHDSDDFDFEISHDNLVDEVGVKSPRRGHVQAVQLAARMVLMHLVNHLGHFPMGIGAARLSSLVVELDDVPGIDSDELSSAVFQAPNIQLLMLSNSIILSLVELVALDVPGGGVTAGLTTAPSTVRVLLRDLAGKASWDSSILYSQPSNDDDLPAPFGKPVDWSSKSQREDLSSVLPLQSSPPQHTMRHREPHVLPTFANAASDMDNLDDLLQYIGHTSPEVLTNPEVALNAPANSPQGPQLESETIAAILGQRNMERDHINNWNQHISMCAAAISPPSCRPPPAPFHHCRLLFSHLGLSGWEQRRKLHLLSKNEKLLRELRNLDNQRSRETHKMAVIYVGQGQEDKNSILNNVTASKEYESFVARLAWEIELESHTGFLGGLVPGKASGVTAPYFATSFTEVIFHVATRMPSDSPESLLQKTRHLGNDEIHIVWSEHWRDYRRDIIPTEFCDVLIVIYPLPNKLFRIQISRKTEIPFFGPLFDESIVEDIVLPGLVRATALAASRAKRSTLTLYQHYYEERARSLDTVVRNHKEATTFEEFAANVYSPVQPPSPFSSTSSVTGSMTSVQSTASSNLAAALIDSHHGRPSLRSSSAASSDNRANRVLHNLLRVSDGSRVWFSSDTADSSALHGISPRPVKRMSFKTGPKHRGTSQATPPDSPRYK, encoded by the exons AACTTTCTTTCCATCTTG TTCACAAGGCGCACAGGGAAGAGCTGGAGCAAGTCTTGCAACTCTTGGAGAAGATCCTGACCCTTCTTCCGGAACTTTTGAATCGAAGATGGCAGTGTCATAGTCTAGCTAGGATTCTGAGAAAATTGTTACACCCTGGAAACAGCTGGAAGTTACGCCGTCAAGCCATCAg atATTTCATACTGTGGTACCAAGCTCTTGGAGACAATGCACCAGATCACATCCATCAGATGTTTGCATGCCTGGTGCCAGGGTTTCCACCCAGTCAGCCATCGCCTTACAAAATAGaccgaaaaacagaaaacaaaaaagataagCCTACAAAATCAGCTAGCTACgatgacaaagaaaaaagagaattctaTGACACGCAATTAGGACAAAGTATGTTCCATGATAGTGGAGTGACACAAGGACCTGTTAGTCTGGTTGATAGTGGGCCAATCCTGCCACCCCAAAGTGGTGAAAAACCTCTAGACAATGAAACCGTTAGATTTCTCGATGCTCTTCTTGATTTCATGGTTAGCCAG GTTGTCAAAGTTGAATGGCGGGACAAGAATACGAGACAACACAAGGCCTTTCAGTTTCTGTTGGAACGGTTCAAAGTGGCTTATCTCAGGCATATTTGCCCTGAGTTCAATGATCATTTTTCTCTATATAAACCCAACTTAGAATTGCCTAGGATGCGAAAGCCCTCGCCGAATCAAGGCCAGGATGTTTATGCCCTCTGTAAAGTTACCCTCATAAAATGGATAGCCAAATACACTCATGTCACAAAAAAAGATGGACAACTTTTACATCATTCTCCAAG cacaacgacgaacgaagaaaattcagaaCAAGATCTCCGACGTGTATCTGTCATTCAAAATTTAGCCGATCCGAATTCCTTATCTCCAGATGTAGTGTCGCAGCATGAAAGCCAAGAAGATAGTACAATGTTAGCAATAACTTTGGTACGAGAAGTCCTTTACGGTAACAGGGACAATGTGAACTTTGTACACGAACTTTACCGACAAGCTTTTTTACTGGATTTCACTCATGCTGGTGCTATTAGAAAAGCTATCGCCGTATATAAAGATTGGATACAGATGAAT GAATTGCCGCCATTTATGCTGGAACCTTTGGATGGTTATAAAGATCGAGATatagaagaaaatcaaaaaaaagaatgtctcATAAATGATCGCAGTCCACCAGAAAGCTACAGGCAAACTCGGCTGAGAAATGATTCGTATCTCGGAGCCATTCACAGGGAAAACTTGTTCGTCAGAGCTGGATTACAAAATGTGTTGCAAGTTTTTGTAACCCAAGCTTCAAACGTATTTTTCCTAGAAACACCTGGCGGTAATGAGGCAGAGACTCTTTTGGAGGAACAAACAGATAGCTGCAAGCGAGTGCTAAATGTTTACCGCCACGTTGTCATGCAAGTTAGATTGGAACCTGCCACTTGGGAACAATTACTTCG AGTATTACTCCAAATCACTTCTTTGGTACTAAGTGAAAGAACATCCCGTAGAAAGCAGCAAGAAAGTATCGGTGGAAAACTGGCACCAGCTATTTTTCAGACGTTGATAGTCACTTGGATAAAGGCCAATCTAAATGTGGTTATTTCTACCCAGCTTTGGGACCAATTTCTGACTGTTCTAACCTCTCTGACACAATGGGAAGAGCTCATACGGGAATGGGCT AAAACCTTGGACACTTTAACTAGAGTACTAGCCAGACACGTTTATAATCTTGATTTGAACGACTTGCCATTAGATCGACTCAGCGAGCAGAAATCTAAGAAACGTCGTGGTATAGGCAGCCGTGCTGCTTCCACAGGGAGTGTTCAGCCTCCTAGAAGAGGAAGCGTTGATCAAGAGACAGAAACTACATCAAAGGACAATGCCACTG ACCATCCCATGCGAGACCTTAGAAAAATCCGTCCGATGCCACGAAGTGCTAGTGACAATGTCATATACAATGGGAAGACAAGAATCAAACTTCACAGACATCGTCCACACACTACACATTCCGGAGTCCCTG ACACAAGTGATGTTTCTGAAAGAAGATCTGTCATGGCTGGAGGTGGAGTTCCTGGATGGCTACCGGATGTTGCTGTGGCACTGTGGAGACGCATGTTGTCCGCTTTAGGGGatgtaaataatattcagGATCCGGCGCTCCATGGACAAGTCATGGACTACCTTGTACAGCTGACACATACATTGATCAAA ATTCGTTTAAACCAAGGAGTTTCTGGTGACAATCAAGGTACTCCACCCGCTCCAGAGCTCATTCCCCCATTGACTATAATCGCTCCATGGTGCTTCAGG GCAATACAACTTCCTCAACAATACGAGGTTGGCCGGTTAGCCGCATATCGTCTGATTTGTCTTTTAACTGTTCAGCCGATGGATATATCTGTACCCAAATCACATTTAACCCTGTTCTACCGTGCTGTGCATAATGGAATAATCAGCAATGATGTTAAAGTTCTCCACACACTTGTCAAGTATACAGGACCCAGATTATTCAGTTTAAATTTACCTGGATCTAGCCTCCTAATCCTCGACTACATCCATGCAGCGAATGTGATACTAAACAGCAATGATGTTGAA GCACCCAGAACAGAAGCGGTTTCAATACTAGGTTCGCTACTATCACTGCCTACAACAGTTGCCAAACTTCCAGTATTACAACCTAATGGGAATGACATAGTGACAGTAACGTGTCCAGATGCTAAG GAACATATTGTGACAATACTACTGAGGAGCTGTCGCCGAGAGCCAACAGGTGTGGCAAGATGCGTCGCACTTTCCAGCATCGGTATGTTTGTGTACAGAGAATTGTCTTATAAAACTCAACATACCAGAGTGCCCGAAGCTGTTACTGTACTCCTTTTAGCATTGAGG AGAACACAGGTGGCTGGACGGCGCAAGGACGGGCTCAATTTCCCCCTGCTAGATAAG GCAAGCCATGCAACAGTGAGTCAAATGGCTTGTGATGCTCTCCTCTTGCTCTGTGACCGGGCAGAAGTTTTGCTGGATCTGTATCCGAACATTCCAGCCAAAATTATCCAG gTTCTAGCAGAGACTCTTGGTCGTATGACCGGTCGCGAAAGACGAAGTGCTTTAGCGACTTCCATGTTATTCTGTCTCGGCGAATGGGCTATGCAGCTGGGACCATCGGTGCTACTACAACCATTCCAAGGGAGCCCCTTGCTTTTGACGTTATTCACA GTACTAGACAATATTATGCAGAATAAAATAACCACGGATATTCAAGACTCGGCAAAGTGTTATCAGCATGACTCtgatgattttgattttgagatATCGCATGATAATTTGGTGGACGAAGTTGGCGTGAAATCTCCTAGACGAGGACACGTTCAGGCTGTACAGCTTGCTGCTCGAATG GTACTAATGCATCTTGTAAATCACCTGGGACACTTTCCTATGGGGATTGGTGCCGCACGTCTCTCATCTCTTGTCGTTGAATTGGACGACGTTCCAGGAATAGATAGCGACGAATTATCTTCTGCTGTTTTCCAAGCTCCCAACATACAACTTTTGATGCTTTCCAATTCTATTATACTGTCGTTAGTAGAATTGGTAGCATTAGATGTGCCAGGCGGTGGGGTGACAGCTGGTTTAACAACAGCACCCTCGACAGTTCGAGTTCTTCTGCGAGACTTGGCTGGCAAAGCATCGTGGGATAGTTCCATACTATATAGCCAACCTTCCAACGATGATGATTTACCTGCACCGTTTGGCAAACCAG TTGACTGGTCCTCGAAATCACAAAGAGAGGATCTTAGCAGTGTGTTGCCTTTGCAGAGCAGTCCGCCACAACATACGATGCGTCATCGCGAGCCTCATGTTCTTCCAACTTTTGCCAATGCTGCTAGTGATATGGACAACCTTGATGAt ctCCTACAATACATAGGTCACACAAGTCCCGAGGTATTGACTAATCCAGAAGTTGCTTTAAATGCGCCTGCAAATTCGCCGCAGGGTCCTCAACTCGAAAGTGAAACCATTGCTGCTATTTTAGGTCAAAGAAATATGGAGAGAGATCATATCAACAACTGGAATCAGCATATCAG TATGTGCGCAGCGGCGATCAGCCCTCCGTCTTGCCGGCCACCACCTGCTCCATTTCATCATTGTCGTCTTCTGTTTTCTCACCTTGGTCTTTCTGGATGGGagcaaagaagaaaattgcatttgctttctaaaaatgagaagctACTGAGGGAATTGAGAAACCTGGATAATCAGCGTTCTAGGGAAACACATAAAATGGCGGTGATATACGTGGGGCAAGGCCAGGAAGACAAGAATTCGATATTGAATAATGTCACAGCCAGCAAAGAGTATGAGAGTTTTGTCGCGAGACTTGCCTGGGAAATTGAATTAGAGTCTCATACAGGTTTTCTTGGTGGATTGGTACCTGGAAAGGCTAGTGGAGTCACTGCACCATATTTTGCGACATCTTTCACCGAAGTTATCTTTCACGTTGCTACAAGAATGCCCTCCGATAGTCCTGAGAGTCTTCTACAGAAG ACAAGGCATCTTGGTAACGATGAAATCCACATTGTATGGTCCGAGCACTGGAGAGATTATCGGAGAGACATAATTCCCACAGAGTTCTGTGACGTACTGATCGTCATTTATCCTCTTCCAAATAAACTTTTTAGGATTCAAATCTCAAGAAAGACAGAGATTCCATTTTTTGGACCACTCTTTGACGAATCCATTGTGGAAGATATAGTTCTCCCTGGTTTAGTCAGAGCCACAGCTTTAGCTGCAAGTAGAGCCAAGAGATCGACCCTTACCTTATATCAGCATTA CTACGAAGAAAGAGCGAGATCCTTGGATACAGTGGTCCGAAATCACAAAGAAGCTACAACTTTTGAAGAGTTTGCAGCTAATGTTTATTCCCCTGTACAGCCACCCAGTCCTTTTAGCAGCACCTCCTCCGTCACAG GTTCAATGACGAGCGTCCAGTCCACCGCCTCTTCAAACCTGGCTGCTGCTTTAATCGATTCGCATCACGGAAGACCCAGTCTTCGCAGCAGTTCAGCGGCAAGCAGCGACAATAGAGCGAACAGAG TCTTGCATAATCTATTGCGAG TTTCGGACGGGAGCAGAGTATGGTTTAGCAGTGATACAGCAGACAGCTCGGCCCTCCATGGCATATCCCCAAGACCGGTAAAAAGAATGTCCTTTAAAACTGGACCAAAGCATAGAGGTACATCTCaggccactccgccggatagTCCTAGATACAAATAG